A region from the Aegilops tauschii subsp. strangulata cultivar AL8/78 chromosome 5, Aet v6.0, whole genome shotgun sequence genome encodes:
- the LOC109778117 gene encoding F-box protein At2g17830-like produces the protein MSGGTKRCRQPAGTRLPRDVIASILVRLPAIELRRHCRVCKEWRDVISDPAFIKAHMVQGPRAPTHTVVFVPSSSRCGGRGCLFDEHWRLTARFTVGDSEVLIGTCNGLLCFHDQLKGVMKVVEPFTGESLAVPVPTDSSRWRVARSYCFGFDATRRQFKIVHRGKPCGQPYIPGVRHGQLQVFTFGADTECRTLRSIASCSSNSSDELPCNGGAMYWSYTDKVGLIPKYARLDLATEEITSVECRLVDRRPVFCHHPWWQRREPCIIGIRRLVGESDGGYWPSNMDAMALDVDAVSLPQGRRLPGPQALQRGHLLLQEENGDLYAHRIVSKSVHGLELLCEKLLSGIGVEEEPAAKRSPTGQFVPAQGSRPSWTQQDIISTFSYVPTVSPAPLALYLGTAMITALGALHVPPTAEKLHNLKHE, from the coding sequence ATGTCAGGCGGCACCAAACGCTGCCGCCAGCCCGCCGGCACGCGCCTCCCGCGAGACGTGATTGCCAGCATCCTCGTCCGCCTCCCCGCGATCGAACTCCGCCGCCACTGCCGCGTCTGCAAGGAGTGGCGCGATGTCATCTCCGATCCAGCGTTCATCAAAGCGCACATGGTCCAAGGACCGCGGGCCCCGACCCACACCGTCGTGTTCGTGCCCTCCTCCAGTCGCTGCGGCGGCCGTGGGTGCCTCTTCGACGAGCACTGGCGGCTCACTGCCAGGTTCACCGTCGGCGATTCGGAGGTCCTGATAGGGACGTGCAACGGCCTGCTTTGCTTCCACGACCAACTCAAAGGCGTCATGAAGGTCGTGGAACCATTCACCGGTGAGTCGTTGGCGGTGCCGGTGCCGACAGATTCGTCACGCTGGCGCGTCGCCCGTTCCTACTGCTTCGGCTTCGACGCCACAAGGAGGCAATTCAAGATCGTTCACAGAGGCAAGCCCTGTGGCCAGCCCTATATTCCGGGCGTGCGACATGGTCAATTGCAGGTGTTTACGTTCGGAGCAGACACGGAGTGTAGGACTCTGAGGAGCATTGCGTCATGTAGCTCCAACTCCAGCGACGAGCTGCCTTGCAACGGCGGAGCCATGTACTGGAGTTACACGGACAAAGTGGGTCTGATCCCGAAGTACGCGCGCTTGGACCTGGCGACGGAGGAGATCACGTCGGTCGAGTGCCGGCTGGTCGACAGACGGCCGGTCTTCTGCCATCATCCCTGGTGGCAGCGCCGTGAGCCATGCATCATCGGAATAAGGCGGTTGGTCGGAGAGTCAGATGGCGGCTACTGGCCAAGTAATATGGACGCCATGGCGCTTGACGTCGACGCCGTGAGCCTGCCGCAGGGGCGGCGCCTCCCGGGGCCCCAGGCCCTGCAACGGGGACACCTGCTGCTACAGGAGGAGAACGGGGATCTGTACGCTCACAGGATCGTCAGCAAAAGCGTTCACGGACTTGAACTTTTGTGCGAGAAACTGCTGAGCGGgattggcgtggaggaggagccGGCCGCTAAGAGGTCGCCGACCGGCCAGTTCGTTCCGGCTCAGGGTAGCAGACCGTCGTGGACACAGCAGGATATAATAAGCACGTTCTCCTACGTCCCCACAGTATCTCCTGCTCCCTTGGCACTGTATTTAGGCACAGCCATGATCACTGCACTTGGTGCTTTGCACGTTCCACCTACAGCTGAGAAGTTGCACAATCTTAAACACGAATGA